The Niabella beijingensis genomic interval ACGTTATCCTTTCCTCCGTGGAAGACCCACCACGCCGTGTTCTTCAGGTTGGGCGCAATACCGGTATTGGCGCCGCCGCAAATAGGTATGGCCGCTGCAAAAGTGTGAGGCATGCGGTTAACAATTTCAAAGGTTCCCATACCGCCCATACTGAGCCCCATTACATATACCTGGTCTTCCTTTATTTTGTATTGACGGTTCAGATTGCCCAGCAGTTCCATCACCAGGCGCAGACTGGGTGATGGCGGTCCGTCCTTTACAAAATAAAAACTGCGCTTACCACCCGAGTCGGCAACGGTCTGTACATTGCTCCAGTAATAGCGCACAGCATTCTGGGGAAAGACAACGATCGCAGGAAATTTTTTCCGGTTGGCTTCTTTCAGAAACAACGCACCTCCGTGCAGCAACTGTGCTTCATTGTCGTCGCCGCTTTCACCACGGCCATGGAGGAACAAAACAAGGGGGTATTTTTTCTGAGGATCAAAATTTTCCGGTAGCAGCAACCGGTAAGGAAGGGTATCGCCACTCTGTATGAACTGATACTTTTTGAACAGCGAATAATCCTGTGCGTGAACCACTGTCAGCGTCAATACAGCGATGAGTACGGTTATTATTTTTTTCATATTGTTTTTTTATTACCGGTTGCGTCCGTATAACCTGCAGCAAGGCTATTTCTGGAATACGCGTACGTACTCTACTTCCATAATAGCAGTATCCAGGTTTTCATCCACGCCATATTTGCCCCCCCAGTTGCCTCCCATCGCAATATTCAGCAACAGGTGGAACGGCTGATCAAACGGCCATTCGGCCGCACCTTTTCCGGAATTCCTGAAAGAAAAAAAAGGCTGATCATCCACAAAGAAACTGATCCCGTTTTTTGTCCATTCGATGGCATATAAATGAAACCCGGCATCCGCAGTTCCCAGTAACAGCCCTTTTGTTTTTTGTGTGCCTTTTACATGATTAAATGTTTTGGTATGTACACTGCTGTAAACCGTATCCGGGTTATAGCCTACGTGCTCCATAATGTCAATTTCCCCGCTCGCGGGCCATCCGCCGTATTTCCCGTTTGTGGGCAGCATCCAGATGGCGGGCCAGGTCCCTTTGCCTGATGGCAGTTTGGCGCTTACTTCCACCCTTCCGTATTGCCAGTCCCCTTTGCCTTTTGTAACCAGCCGCGCGGAGGTATAGCTGTTTTGCTCCCGTTGCTCCTTACGCGCCGTAATAATGAGTTTGCCATTCTTTACAACCGCGTTGTTGCTGTCTGCACGGGTATAGTATTGCAATTCCCGGTTGCCCCATCCGTTACCGCCCACATCATAATTCCATTTGCTGTCATCCGGCAAACCAGTGCCATCAAACTCATCGCTCCATACAAGGCGCCAGCCTTTTGCAGGCGGTGTCTGTTGCAGACGTTCCGCCAGCAGTTCCGGTTCATTGGTAGTAATAAACTCAAACCCGTTGGCCAGGAGCCAGTCCATCTCCGTTACGGTATTCACGGTCCAGGCATTCAGGGCGATATGATTCTTTTTCGCCTGCGCGATCCAGTCCGGGTGTTTCTGAAAAACGGAATAATGATAATCCACACCATCCAGGCCGTCTGCCTTTATTTCCTCCGGGGATTTATCACCATTCAGGTACTGTACATGAGCCTGCGGATCCAGCGCTTTTACTTTTTTACACACATCGTAGTCAAAGCTGATATAGACCGCCATGGGAGCGGCTCCCAGCTGGTGTACCAGCCGCACCACGCGTTCCGCAACCAATTGCGCTCTTTCCTTGCTGATCTTTGAAGGTTTTATTTCAAATACCAGGCGGGTCGTCGTGTTCCCTTTTAACCCGGCCAGGGTATACTCCCGCAGGGTGGGCAGCCGCTCTCCGTTGGATAAAGGCGTTTTGATCAGTTCCGCATAGGTCGTTTCCTCTATCATCAGCTTGTTGTAATGCGGATCATGGTTGATCACCAGCGAATCATCCGAGGTCATCTGGATGTCGAATTCGCTTCCGGTACATTTCAACTGAATGGCATGTCTCAGCGAGGCAATGGAGTTTTCGGGGAGCTGGTTCTTTTTGAACGCACCCCGGTGCGCTACAATGGGATTTTTTGCAAATAGGATCCTGCTTTTTTTCTGTGCTGTTGCAGACAGGCCAAAACTGCTTAGCAATACCATCAGCATTGCAGCCGGAAGTAAAATTTGTTTCATGATTTTTAAAAAGGGGCTTATAAATATATTATTTCAGTGCCTGGTATACCAGGGCTTTAAACTTATCATTGATCTCTCCGTGCGAGAAAGGCCATTGCTGCACAAACAGCAATGCCACAATATTTTCCTTGGGATCTCCCCAGTAAGAAGTGCCGAAGAACCCGCCCCAGGCAAAGCTGCCCGCGGACTGTCCGAGTTTTGCAGCGCCTTTTTCCGTGGTGATCTCAAACCCTAATCCGAATTTATTATTACCCAGCATCAGGTCACCGATCTGGTTCCGGGTCATGAGGTCTACGGTATGCCGCGACAACAATTGTTTTCCGTTATAAACACCTTTATTCACCAGCATTTGCAGAAACGTGGCGTAATCCGCAGTGGTGGAAACCAGTCCGGCCCCGCCGGCAAAATAGCCGTTGTTATTGACCGGGTAGTCGATGGTGACGCCTCTGAAGGTAGTATCAGACCAGGGAATAACGGCCTTTGTAGTTCTGTCTTCCGTATAGACGCTTACCAGTCTTGACTGTTTTGCCTGCGGCAGCTGAAAATAGGTGTCCTGCATGCCCAGCGGTCCGAAGATGCGTTCATGGAAAAAAGCATCCAGGCTTTTTCCCGATACCACCTCCACCAGGCGACCCAGCACATCGGTATTGAGCCCATAGGTAAACCGTTCTCCCGGCTGATGCACCAGCGGCAACGTTCCCAGCCGGTCGATAGCGTCCGCCAGTTTTTGGGGCTTTATCACAAACCCGGCTTCCAGACCGGCTTTTGCATAAATGGCCTTCATGTTGGGGGAGCCGATCTGCGCATAATCCAGTCCGGATGTATGTGTCAGCAGGTCCCGGATGGTAATTTCCCGCTTTGCGGGAACAGTGGTATAAGAAGAATCCGCTGCATTGAATTGATCCAGTACTTTTGGACGGGCGAAGGAAGGAATGAATTTAGAAATGGGATCGTCCAGCAGGAATTTTCCCTCCTCAAAAAGCATCATTACGGCAACGCTGGTGATGGCCTTGGTTTGCGAAGCGATCCGGAAGATATCGTTTGATTTCAGCGGAGTGCCGCTCTGTGCGTTATTGAGCCCGAATGCCTTATTATATACGATCACGCCATTGTGCGCAATGAGGGCGGTTGCCCCTTTGATCCAGTTCTTTTGTACGTATTCCTGTATCACCCGGTCGATGCGCTGCAGGCGTTCGCCGGAAAAACCGTTGGCTGCTGCCGTCCCGGGAACCAATACTT includes:
- a CDS encoding prolyl oligopeptidase family serine peptidase, with protein sequence MKKIITVLIAVLTLTVVHAQDYSLFKKYQFIQSGDTLPYRLLLPENFDPQKKYPLVLFLHGRGESGDDNEAQLLHGGALFLKEANRKKFPAIVVFPQNAVRYYWSNVQTVADSGGKRSFYFVKDGPPSPSLRLVMELLGNLNRQYKIKEDQVYVMGLSMGGMGTFEIVNRMPHTFAAAIPICGGANTGIAPNLKNTAWWVFHGGKDNVVLPEYSQKMVEAMKANGIPVRFTVYPEAGHNSWDAAFAEPGLLNWLFSKKQNHNFIKPSNN
- a CDS encoding family 16 glycosylhydrolase, with the translated sequence MKQILLPAAMLMVLLSSFGLSATAQKKSRILFAKNPIVAHRGAFKKNQLPENSIASLRHAIQLKCTGSEFDIQMTSDDSLVINHDPHYNKLMIEETTYAELIKTPLSNGERLPTLREYTLAGLKGNTTTRLVFEIKPSKISKERAQLVAERVVRLVHQLGAAPMAVYISFDYDVCKKVKALDPQAHVQYLNGDKSPEEIKADGLDGVDYHYSVFQKHPDWIAQAKKNHIALNAWTVNTVTEMDWLLANGFEFITTNEPELLAERLQQTPPAKGWRLVWSDEFDGTGLPDDSKWNYDVGGNGWGNRELQYYTRADSNNAVVKNGKLIITARKEQREQNSYTSARLVTKGKGDWQYGRVEVSAKLPSGKGTWPAIWMLPTNGKYGGWPASGEIDIMEHVGYNPDTVYSSVHTKTFNHVKGTQKTKGLLLGTADAGFHLYAIEWTKNGISFFVDDQPFFSFRNSGKGAAEWPFDQPFHLLLNIAMGGNWGGKYGVDENLDTAIMEVEYVRVFQK
- a CDS encoding serine hydrolase domain-containing protein, with protein sequence MKRIRLLFIGIALQLTASAQSKVLVPGTAAANGFSGERLQRIDRVIQEYVQKNWIKGATALIAHNGVIVYNKAFGLNNAQSGTPLKSNDIFRIASQTKAITSVAVMMLFEEGKFLLDDPISKFIPSFARPKVLDQFNAADSSYTTVPAKREITIRDLLTHTSGLDYAQIGSPNMKAIYAKAGLEAGFVIKPQKLADAIDRLGTLPLVHQPGERFTYGLNTDVLGRLVEVVSGKSLDAFFHERIFGPLGMQDTYFQLPQAKQSRLVSVYTEDRTTKAVIPWSDTTFRGVTIDYPVNNNGYFAGGAGLVSTTADYATFLQMLVNKGVYNGKQLLSRHTVDLMTRNQIGDLMLGNNKFGLGFEITTEKGAAKLGQSAGSFAWGGFFGTSYWGDPKENIVALLFVQQWPFSHGEINDKFKALVYQALK